A part of Myxococcales bacterium genomic DNA contains:
- a CDS encoding CinA family protein, with translation MIEKIALLLKQKKQTLCVAESCTGGALAAKIISLPTASEFFLGGVVAYSESAKIHILNVPQLVLESEGAVSQKTAILMASSAQKLFASTWALSTTGFAGPGGGTSTEPLGALWIALVGPKTTITERFLFPQLKREQFVQQGVKSALDILSLALLS, from the coding sequence ATGATTGAGAAAATTGCATTGTTGCTTAAACAAAAAAAACAAACTCTTTGTGTAGCAGAGAGTTGCACAGGTGGAGCTCTAGCTGCAAAAATTATTTCATTACCAACGGCATCAGAATTCTTTTTGGGCGGCGTTGTGGCATACTCGGAATCGGCAAAAATACATATTCTCAACGTTCCCCAATTGGTTCTAGAAAGTGAAGGAGCAGTCAGTCAAAAAACTGCGATTTTGATGGCGAGCTCAGCTCAGAAATTATTTGCAAGCACATGGGCTCTTTCAACTACAGGATTTGCTGGTCCAGGCGGCGGCACTTCCACTGAACCACTTGGTGCCCTGTGGATAGCCCTCGTCGGTCCAAAAACCACTATCACTGAACGATTTTTATTTCCTCAGCTTAAGAGAGAACAATTTGTTCAACAGGGAGTAAAGAGCGCTTTAGATATACTCTCTTTAGCTCTTTTAAGTTGA
- a CDS encoding TlpA family protein disulfide reductase, with product MKTKPTQNHKILRIVIYLCVASAISFFVIGRYNPGLKIGSFAPINDKILGLSGRSNSFKNLSAQKPMLVNFWATWCPPCQKELPILSKMAAKYKKQISFVGAIVDSNKEDVLALKDRFSLNYQLGFVDSAVMNNWRAETLPTTYIINPSGIVVWAKNGILDQEILEAALKKALDSQ from the coding sequence ATGAAGACCAAACCCACGCAAAACCACAAAATCCTTAGGATTGTTATTTACCTGTGTGTAGCATCGGCGATTTCGTTTTTTGTTATAGGTCGGTACAATCCTGGTCTAAAGATTGGCTCTTTCGCTCCCATAAACGACAAAATTTTGGGTCTTTCGGGTAGGAGTAATTCTTTTAAAAATCTTTCTGCACAAAAACCCATGCTGGTTAATTTTTGGGCTACATGGTGTCCGCCATGCCAAAAAGAGCTACCAATTTTAAGCAAAATGGCTGCTAAGTATAAAAAGCAAATATCCTTTGTGGGGGCAATAGTTGATAGCAACAAGGAAGACGTACTGGCACTAAAAGATCGATTTTCTCTTAACTATCAACTCGGTTTTGTTGATTCCGCGGTCATGAACAATTGGCGTGCGGAAACCCTGCCAACCACTTATATTATCAATCCTTCAGGAATTGTTGTTTGGGCTAAGAACGGAATCCTAGATCAAGAAATTCTTGAAGCAGCCCTCAAAAAAGCGCTCGACTCTCAATAA
- a CDS encoding DUF423 domain-containing protein — protein MKIFWLFSVLLGSSALMMDAFIAHGLEKFLGSNFTLVAQHSLSTAARYQLLFSVLLIVLSVLWRTTPSLWIILTQTFVLLGIVFFCGSIYLKHLLLWTGIGFFAPIGGVLLMLAFLSLVPIVIFF, from the coding sequence ATGAAGATATTTTGGCTTTTTTCTGTTCTTTTGGGAAGTAGTGCGCTGATGATGGATGCTTTTATTGCTCATGGACTTGAGAAATTTCTTGGTTCAAATTTTACCCTTGTAGCACAGCACTCTCTTTCCACAGCAGCTCGTTATCAGTTGTTGTTTTCTGTGCTGTTGATAGTTTTGTCTGTTCTATGGCGAACAACTCCTAGCCTGTGGATCATCCTTACTCAGACCTTTGTCCTTTTGGGTATCGTATTTTTTTGTGGCTCTATCTATTTAAAGCACCTGCTTTTGTGGACAGGTATTGGTTTTTTTGCCCCAATCGGCGGGGTATTATTGATGCTGGCATTTTTGTCATTAGTGCCGATTGTGATATTTTTTTAA
- a CDS encoding DUF1295 domain-containing protein, with product MNIFIIQLILLVFLSLTLWIISLKLKKVSIIDIFWPIFFIIANLAACIILHPPLGSALLVMIPVCVWGVRLCVHLAKRNIKNSEDIRYVNLKKKYGSLKESWALWIVFLPQAILASLINFPLTVALIHGQKLASKPIVIFGMSLFVIGFLFETIADLQLTNFLKKRSEKQQIMNKGLWAWSRHPNYFGECTLWWGFYFISVGISENIFTIFSPILITFLLLRVSGVTMLDSVLKKTKPRYTDYIKNTSAFFPWPPKR from the coding sequence ATGAATATTTTTATCATACAACTTATTTTATTGGTGTTCCTATCCCTAACGCTATGGATTATTTCACTCAAGCTTAAAAAAGTAAGTATCATTGATATTTTTTGGCCTATTTTTTTTATTATTGCCAACCTAGCTGCTTGTATTATCTTGCACCCACCTCTCGGTTCTGCATTATTAGTAATGATTCCTGTTTGTGTTTGGGGAGTCCGCCTCTGCGTACACTTAGCCAAAAGAAACATAAAAAATTCTGAAGATATTCGTTACGTCAATCTCAAAAAAAAATATGGATCATTAAAAGAATCTTGGGCTTTATGGATAGTGTTTTTACCTCAAGCAATTCTGGCAAGTTTGATCAATTTTCCTCTGACAGTTGCTCTTATTCATGGACAAAAATTGGCATCAAAACCCATAGTAATATTCGGCATGAGTCTATTTGTCATAGGATTTTTATTTGAAACTATAGCTGATCTGCAACTTACAAACTTTTTAAAAAAACGCTCAGAAAAACAACAAATTATGAACAAAGGACTTTGGGCATGGTCACGTCATCCTAACTATTTTGGGGAATGTACATTGTGGTGGGGATTCTATTTTATAAGCGTTGGCATCAGTGAAAATATTTTTACGATTTTTTCTCCGATTTTAATAACATTCTTATTGTTGCGAGTAAGCGGAGTAACAATGCTTGATTCTGTTCTAAAAAAAACCAAACCCCGCTATACCGACTATATTAAAAACACAAGCGCCTTCTTTCCCTGGCCACCCAAAAGATAA
- a CDS encoding zinc carboxypeptidase yields MRILKLLTSFLLIYSLNSVAKKDESTSFVVEMIANNVEERSQIANEIHIDSIENDRIFSVVSADEMQRLYKMHSEKIITTSVLNENAVKDFSFLAATMDFPSRDEKFHTYDEMYEDLKALESEYPDLASVFSIGKSVLGKDIWGIKISGKRSEAEELVPAIAYLGTHHAREHLSTEMPIMLAQKLLDEYHLDGNIKNLIDGNEVYIIPMVNPDGAMYDIEGGRYKSWRKNRRSNANGSYGVDLNRNYGYGWGTGGSSSNPYSEVYMGESAFSEPETQAVKEFFLAHENITIALSFHTFSELILYPWGGLYEGVGGEDEAIFKKMATDMAQMNHYDPMQSSELYIASGDTCDWLYGELNVFCFTFELSPSSIWGGGFYPGASVIDTVFDDNWEPILYLLDRAADPRSALDL; encoded by the coding sequence ATGCGTATTTTAAAGTTGCTTACAAGTTTTCTTTTGATTTACAGCCTTAATAGTGTTGCAAAAAAGGATGAATCAACATCATTTGTTGTGGAAATGATTGCCAACAATGTGGAGGAACGTTCTCAAATTGCCAATGAAATTCATATCGACTCCATTGAAAACGACAGAATTTTTTCAGTAGTCAGCGCTGATGAAATGCAGCGCTTATATAAAATGCACTCAGAAAAAATTATAACCACGAGTGTGCTTAACGAGAATGCTGTTAAGGATTTTTCATTTTTGGCTGCAACGATGGATTTTCCTAGCAGAGACGAAAAGTTTCATACCTATGATGAAATGTATGAAGATCTGAAAGCGCTTGAAAGTGAATATCCTGATTTAGCAAGCGTTTTTTCCATTGGAAAGTCTGTTTTGGGTAAAGACATTTGGGGGATAAAAATTTCGGGCAAACGCAGTGAAGCTGAGGAACTTGTTCCTGCTATTGCCTATTTGGGAACCCATCATGCAAGAGAGCACCTCTCAACAGAAATGCCGATCATGCTAGCGCAAAAACTTTTAGATGAGTACCATCTTGATGGAAATATAAAAAATCTTATTGATGGGAACGAAGTATACATTATTCCCATGGTTAACCCTGATGGAGCCATGTACGACATCGAGGGTGGACGCTATAAATCGTGGCGTAAAAATCGTCGCTCTAATGCTAATGGCAGTTATGGTGTCGATTTAAATCGAAACTATGGATATGGTTGGGGCACAGGGGGCTCATCAAGCAATCCTTATTCTGAAGTTTATATGGGGGAATCGGCATTTTCTGAGCCTGAAACCCAAGCCGTTAAAGAATTCTTTTTAGCTCATGAAAATATAACAATAGCCTTATCATTTCATACTTTTTCTGAGCTCATACTTTATCCTTGGGGTGGACTTTATGAAGGTGTCGGTGGTGAAGACGAAGCCATATTTAAAAAAATGGCGACAGATATGGCTCAGATGAATCATTATGATCCTATGCAATCATCGGAATTATATATTGCTTCGGGAGATACCTGTGACTGGTTATACGGAGAGCTTAATGTATTTTGTTTTACCTTTGAGCTTTCTCCTTCATCCATATGGGGTGGAGGGTTTTACCCAGGAGCTTCCGTGATCGATACGGTATTTGACGATAACTGGGAGCCTATTCTCTACCTTTTGGATCGTGCTGCTGATCCACGATCGGCCTTAGATTTGTAA
- a CDS encoding ABC transporter permease subunit, which yields MKGLMLVFMLLAIKCTALNEISLAVFMGGELQSSPHSIPTKRQESYAQSAISLLGHYQALMVKYLRQLKEVVEDGGEWIFLFWWNNCSYYFRELSYYFEESINSLIKFFLSLHWVVMATVFSLLSLLLHRSWKLSMSIFGGCFIVASLSLWNETIETIVLVSLSTILALLIGIPVGIAAAYRPKIYKRIRPILDFMRSIPTPIYFLPTLILFGLGMGPGLISTVLFSVAAPIRATYAAMRQVHRDLNDVIEAFGANFWQRLIKLEMPSAFPEMKRGVRQCVMLSFSMLIIAAFVGAQGLGKPLVQALNTADIKLGCQVGIAIIIVSLLLDKLLPNEAR from the coding sequence ATGAAAGGTTTAATGCTTGTTTTTATGCTGCTTGCTATAAAGTGCACGGCATTAAACGAAATATCTCTTGCCGTATTTATGGGGGGCGAACTTCAAAGCTCTCCACATTCAATCCCTACAAAAAGGCAAGAATCTTATGCTCAATCAGCAATTTCACTCTTGGGGCACTACCAAGCGCTTATGGTGAAATATCTTAGACAGCTCAAAGAAGTGGTCGAAGATGGGGGTGAGTGGATCTTTCTTTTTTGGTGGAACAATTGTTCATATTATTTTCGCGAGCTTTCTTATTATTTTGAGGAATCAATCAATTCGTTGATAAAATTTTTTTTGTCGCTTCATTGGGTTGTGATGGCAACTGTTTTTTCTCTTTTATCTTTGCTGCTACATCGTTCATGGAAATTATCTATGAGTATTTTTGGGGGATGTTTTATTGTTGCGAGCCTTTCTTTGTGGAATGAAACCATTGAAACCATCGTGCTGGTATCTCTATCGACAATTCTTGCTTTGCTTATCGGGATACCTGTCGGAATAGCTGCTGCTTATCGGCCAAAAATTTATAAAAGAATACGGCCAATCCTTGATTTTATGCGCAGCATACCGACACCAATTTATTTTTTACCAACATTAATTTTATTTGGTTTAGGTATGGGGCCTGGTCTTATTTCTACTGTTTTATTTTCTGTTGCAGCACCCATCAGAGCGACCTATGCAGCTATGAGGCAGGTCCATAGAGACTTAAATGACGTTATAGAAGCTTTTGGAGCAAATTTTTGGCAAAGGTTGATCAAGCTCGAAATGCCGAGCGCTTTTCCTGAGATGAAAAGGGGAGTCAGGCAGTGCGTAATGCTTTCTTTTTCAATGTTGATTATTGCAGCCTTTGTTGGAGCTCAAGGCTTGGGTAAGCCATTGGTACAAGCCCTCAATACTGCAGACATAAAGCTTGGATGCCAAGTAGGTATTGCTATTATAATCGTCTCTCTTCTTTTAGATAAATTACTGCCCAATGAAGCCAGGTAG
- a CDS encoding winged helix DNA-binding domain-containing protein yields the protein MASRLVVERVPLKTLQKHHHNWLNTFGDQETLIDAVGNRPGFFGANPIAFLSLVARRPSIQLGDLDEALVNDRTLIRASAFRGSLFLINTQDYPIYFRTFNQGLFQRGLQKLADNKISKNHLYYFADLLHTADPSLPLSIPNLMEILYDGRRERPSQELAQRIVQKLCDMGVLIRATAKGWKGNDFNYALFKKWVPEISIKPDNPETARTETIRKYLRAYGPASIEDISWWTGLSIIQCQRSVGHLRREAIRFHIDTYRDDMIGLKETVELLRKKSSQQNEIQLLPPWDPYTLGWRCRKRIADKEVLPFIYDANGNATSVIVDCGKVIGLWQFRDNDSSMLEYHIFSQYRDRKKTAMPIIEEWAQSLTKLSGSLNANIIERAIDAPLCERPAGSFLWPLGKYLSASKTRKEIVSPMERRTSNTFRQRYLDNEFLIRPNVTPTEQNEADVGAS from the coding sequence ATGGCAAGCAGACTGGTGGTTGAAAGAGTACCTCTAAAAACTCTTCAAAAACATCATCACAATTGGCTTAATACTTTTGGCGATCAAGAAACATTGATAGATGCTGTTGGAAATAGGCCTGGTTTTTTTGGAGCCAATCCAATCGCTTTTCTTTCTTTGGTTGCACGCAGACCCTCAATACAGCTTGGAGATCTTGATGAAGCCTTGGTGAACGACCGTACGCTTATTCGAGCTAGCGCCTTCCGTGGCTCGTTATTTCTTATCAATACACAAGACTACCCCATATATTTTAGAACCTTTAATCAGGGCCTTTTTCAAAGAGGATTACAAAAACTTGCAGATAATAAAATCAGCAAAAATCATCTCTATTATTTCGCCGATCTACTCCACACTGCTGATCCAAGTCTTCCTTTATCTATCCCTAACTTGATGGAAATTCTTTACGATGGGCGACGTGAAAGACCATCACAAGAATTAGCACAGCGCATAGTTCAAAAATTGTGCGACATGGGTGTCCTGATACGTGCGACAGCTAAAGGTTGGAAAGGCAATGATTTTAACTACGCCCTTTTTAAAAAATGGGTACCTGAAATTTCTATAAAACCTGATAATCCTGAAACAGCTCGAACAGAAACAATTCGTAAATATTTACGTGCCTACGGTCCGGCTTCTATAGAAGATATTTCATGGTGGACAGGACTATCCATTATTCAATGTCAAAGATCTGTTGGTCACCTTCGAAGAGAAGCAATAAGATTTCATATAGATACCTACCGCGACGATATGATCGGTCTTAAAGAAACGGTGGAGCTGTTAAGAAAAAAAAGCTCTCAACAAAATGAAATTCAACTGCTCCCTCCATGGGATCCATACACACTTGGATGGCGATGTCGCAAGCGTATTGCAGATAAAGAAGTTCTCCCATTCATTTACGATGCAAATGGTAATGCCACCAGTGTCATTGTTGACTGTGGCAAGGTTATTGGTCTGTGGCAATTTAGAGACAACGACTCTAGCATGCTCGAGTACCATATTTTTTCTCAGTACCGAGATAGAAAAAAAACAGCCATGCCTATAATTGAAGAGTGGGCTCAAAGTCTTACAAAGCTATCTGGCTCTTTGAATGCAAACATTATTGAACGAGCAATAGACGCTCCTCTCTGCGAACGCCCCGCTGGATCTTTTCTATGGCCTTTGGGGAAATATCTTTCAGCTAGCAAAACTCGTAAAGAAATAGTAAGTCCAATGGAACGCAGAACTTCCAATACTTTTCGGCAACGTTATCTTGATAATGAATTTTTAATTAGACCTAATGTTACACCAACCGAGCAAAATGAAGCTGATGTGGGAGCGTCGTAA
- a CDS encoding TerC family protein, whose product MKIESIGTPFLWAAFIIFVLLLLAIDLGIFHRKAHKIRVKEALTWTLVWIGFALAFNLLVWLWFGHDPALEFLSGYLIEKALSVDNLFIFIVIFSYFSVPEFLQHRVLFWGIIGALLLRALLIVAGAALLQKYHWLVYIFGIFLLWTGVRLLFEKASQSDPGKNFLVRIFWRFVPMTKDFHGTAFIVKKSGQYVATPLLLVLLTVEATDLVFAVDSIPAIFAITTDPFIVFTSNIFAVLGLRALYFALAHAMSRFHYLRVGLALILLFVGSKMLLSTIVQLPIYFSLLVICFLLGSAIVASLLFPPKNRT is encoded by the coding sequence ATGAAAATTGAAAGCATTGGAACTCCATTTTTATGGGCTGCTTTTATAATTTTTGTCTTGTTATTGTTGGCTATAGATTTGGGAATTTTTCATCGAAAAGCCCACAAAATCCGAGTTAAAGAGGCTTTGACCTGGACCTTAGTCTGGATCGGATTTGCTCTTGCCTTTAATCTCTTGGTATGGCTGTGGTTCGGTCACGATCCCGCTTTAGAATTTCTCAGCGGTTACTTAATTGAAAAAGCATTATCGGTAGACAACCTCTTCATCTTCATCGTAATTTTTTCATATTTTTCCGTACCTGAATTTTTACAGCATCGAGTTTTATTTTGGGGCATTATTGGTGCCTTACTATTGAGAGCTTTATTGATTGTTGCTGGGGCGGCACTTTTACAAAAATATCACTGGCTTGTCTATATTTTTGGCATTTTTTTACTGTGGACCGGGGTGCGCCTTCTTTTTGAAAAAGCCTCTCAAAGTGATCCTGGAAAAAATTTTCTCGTGCGTATTTTTTGGCGATTCGTACCAATGACCAAAGATTTTCATGGCACTGCATTTATTGTGAAAAAATCAGGCCAATATGTTGCCACACCACTGCTTTTGGTTTTGTTAACGGTTGAGGCTACCGATCTTGTTTTTGCCGTTGACTCTATACCCGCGATCTTTGCCATCACCACTGATCCATTTATAGTTTTTACTTCAAATATTTTTGCAGTCTTAGGTCTTCGCGCTTTATATTTTGCTCTTGCCCATGCAATGAGCCGTTTTCACTATTTAAGAGTAGGACTGGCCTTAATACTTCTCTTCGTAGGCAGCAAAATGCTTCTGAGCACTATTGTTCAGTTACCAATATATTTTTCACTGTTGGTGATTTGCTTCTTGCTTGGCAGCGCAATTGTTGCATCTTTATTGTTCCCTCCAAAAAATCGAACGTAA
- a CDS encoding IS5 family transposase, whose product MKTFLKGNIMSCLYETCLSDCACEVIEPLFPANAKRGRRRVYSFRSIVDAIFYVLKNGCVWRCLPNDFPPHGIVYHYFRTWSVSGLWAVLNCILVAIVRTCAGRDASPSLVSIDSQSQTAEPGVDERGLDGGKKINGRKRHIVVDTMGLMLLCICTAANVSDRVAGEELVTELNKREKFPRLAKILGDNAYKNLSSDLRVGVSTETAERLKGQKGFVPQIFRWAVERTFAWLNRNRRLVRNYEKNTKHQESMNYIANARLCIRRLENWLTT is encoded by the coding sequence GTGAAAACCTTTTTGAAAGGAAATATCATGTCGTGCTTGTATGAGACCTGTTTGTCAGATTGTGCCTGTGAGGTGATTGAGCCACTTTTTCCTGCTAACGCCAAACGAGGCAGACGTCGTGTCTATAGCTTTCGGAGCATAGTTGATGCCATATTCTATGTTTTAAAGAACGGCTGTGTGTGGCGTTGTTTACCCAATGACTTTCCTCCTCACGGTATTGTCTATCACTATTTTCGCACCTGGTCTGTTTCTGGTTTGTGGGCGGTCTTAAACTGCATTCTCGTGGCAATAGTCAGAACCTGTGCTGGCAGAGATGCAAGCCCCTCACTTGTTTCCATCGACTCCCAATCACAGACAGCGGAACCAGGAGTAGATGAGCGTGGTTTGGATGGGGGAAAGAAGATTAATGGAAGAAAGCGCCACATCGTTGTTGATACGATGGGATTGATGCTCCTATGCATTTGTACCGCAGCAAATGTATCTGATAGGGTTGCCGGCGAGGAATTGGTTACTGAGCTCAATAAGCGCGAGAAGTTTCCCAGATTAGCGAAGATTCTTGGAGATAACGCATATAAGAATTTGTCTTCAGACTTGAGAGTAGGCGTAAGCACAGAAACTGCGGAACGTTTAAAAGGGCAAAAGGGGTTTGTACCACAAATATTTCGTTGGGCCGTAGAACGAACTTTTGCTTGGCTGAATCGAAATAGGCGTCTGGTGCGTAACTATGAGAAGAATACAAAGCATCAGGAATCAATGAACTACATCGCTAATGCAAGATTATGTATCAGACGATTGGAAAATTGGCTTACCACCTGA
- a CDS encoding cation:proton antiporter, translating into MDSLSTEVTYVLLIFTLFVVPHFFHRYKIPAAIITFLLGVLATVTGIFQLDTTTSLLATIGISALFLFAGMEVEFDIVKKHTKILAQHLFFWGALLALVTWGIHHLFDLAIRPSIICSLALLTPSTGFIIESLEGYRLNNDQNFMVKLLAIGTEIIALLVMFIALQSESAEMLSLSILAMIGIVAAMPFLFLLFARLVLPHAPNADFAFYLMLAVIAGFLTKKIGAYYLIGAFIVGIAARRFESLFPSRDTEITLQSLRLFSTFFVPFYFFKAGMSLELTSFTWMSLLLGIAFFVVMMPLRVGLIMMRSSNFFKIPRQEMMPIALSLLPTLVFGLVLVDILNKRFNLNIEIINALMIYTILGSIVPRFFIKSTEALKKIF; encoded by the coding sequence ATGGATTCATTATCAACTGAAGTAACTTATGTGCTGCTTATTTTTACACTTTTTGTGGTGCCCCATTTTTTTCACCGCTATAAAATTCCTGCTGCAATCATCACTTTTTTATTGGGTGTTTTAGCAACCGTCACCGGAATTTTTCAACTTGATACCACCACTTCATTGCTAGCCACTATCGGTATCAGTGCATTATTTTTATTTGCTGGAATGGAAGTAGAATTTGATATAGTCAAAAAACACACCAAAATATTGGCACAGCATTTATTTTTTTGGGGAGCTCTCCTGGCCTTGGTTACCTGGGGCATCCATCATCTTTTTGATTTAGCCATTCGCCCATCTATCATCTGTTCACTGGCTTTGCTCACACCATCAACAGGCTTCATCATTGAATCACTTGAAGGTTATCGCTTAAATAATGATCAAAATTTCATGGTTAAATTATTAGCCATTGGTACAGAAATTATTGCATTGTTGGTGATGTTCATTGCGCTTCAATCAGAATCAGCAGAAATGCTGAGCTTATCCATATTGGCAATGATTGGAATCGTTGCAGCAATGCCGTTTCTATTTTTGCTCTTTGCACGCCTTGTACTTCCACATGCGCCCAACGCAGATTTTGCTTTCTATCTGATGCTTGCTGTTATTGCAGGATTTCTTACCAAAAAAATTGGCGCTTACTATCTTATCGGAGCTTTTATTGTTGGAATTGCTGCTCGCCGATTTGAAAGCCTTTTCCCAAGCCGTGATACCGAAATTACTCTACAATCTCTAAGACTCTTCTCAACTTTTTTTGTACCCTTTTATTTTTTTAAAGCAGGTATGAGCTTAGAGCTCACCTCATTTACCTGGATGTCACTTCTTTTGGGTATAGCTTTTTTTGTTGTAATGATGCCATTGCGAGTAGGCTTAATCATGATGCGAAGCTCTAATTTCTTTAAGATTCCCCGTCAAGAAATGATGCCAATCGCTCTTTCGCTTCTCCCAACTTTAGTATTCGGGCTCGTGCTTGTAGACATCTTAAACAAAAGATTCAATCTAAATATTGAAATAATCAATGCTCTTATGATTTACACAATCCTTGGTTCAATAGTGCCAAGATTTTTTATCAAATCTACAGAAGCATTAAAGAAAATTTTCTAA
- a CDS encoding site-specific DNA-methyltransferase: MTERLHPQTHVNPSICPKKPQETPAPKAPIPNQILCDDAISLMKTWPSQSFDACITDPPYNIAKNRKGLKWAFSNHVTMQSDWDRFIDEDYEAFTLAWLKEVCRVVKKNGNIFIFGTYHNIYLIGAIAQKFDLRIVNSIIWAKPNAQPNITCRMLTESTEQIIWLCNNTSKKATKWTFNYQEAKKLNEGKQMRNFWHFPLTPPSEKICGKHPSQKPLNLMERLVLLATNPKDFVLDCFAGSGSTLVACKKNQRRFLGIEKNSEYCSISSARLKLIE; encoded by the coding sequence ATGACGGAAAGACTGCACCCCCAAACTCATGTGAATCCCAGTATTTGTCCAAAAAAACCTCAAGAGACTCCTGCCCCAAAAGCTCCAATCCCCAATCAAATTTTGTGCGATGACGCTATCTCGCTTATGAAAACATGGCCCAGTCAAAGCTTTGATGCATGTATTACTGACCCACCTTATAATATCGCCAAAAATCGCAAGGGCCTTAAGTGGGCTTTTTCAAACCATGTCACTATGCAAAGCGATTGGGATCGTTTTATCGACGAAGACTACGAAGCATTTACACTCGCATGGCTCAAAGAAGTCTGCCGAGTCGTGAAAAAAAATGGCAACATTTTTATTTTTGGCACCTACCACAATATTTATTTGATTGGAGCTATCGCACAGAAATTCGACTTAAGAATTGTCAACAGTATTATTTGGGCCAAACCAAATGCTCAACCAAACATTACGTGCCGTATGCTTACCGAAAGCACTGAGCAAATTATTTGGTTGTGCAACAACACAAGTAAAAAAGCTACTAAGTGGACTTTTAACTATCAAGAAGCAAAAAAACTCAACGAAGGAAAACAGATGAGGAATTTTTGGCACTTTCCTCTTACTCCTCCAAGTGAAAAAATATGCGGCAAACATCCTTCGCAAAAACCACTGAATCTGATGGAGCGTTTGGTTCTATTGGCCACTAACCCTAAAGATTTTGTGCTAGATTGCTTTGCAGGATCAGGATCAACACTCGTTGCTTGCAAAAAAAATCAACGCCGCTTTTTGGGTATAGAAAAAAACTCTGAATATTGCTCTATCTCCAGCGCGCGCCTGAAACTCATCGAATAA
- a CDS encoding IS5 family transposase: MKTFLKGNIMSCLYETCLSDCAWEVIEPLFPANAKRGRRRVYSFRSIVDAIFYVLKNGCVWRCLPNDFPPHGIVYHYFRTWSVSGLWAVLNCILVAIVRTCAGRDASPSLVSIDSQSQTAEPGVDERGLDGGKKINGRKRHIVVDTMGLMLLCICTAANVSDRVAGEELVTELNKREKFPRLAKILGDNAYKNLSSGLRVGVSTETAERLKGQKGFVPQIFRWAVERTFAWLNRNRRLVRNYEKNTKHQESMNYIANARLCIRRLENWLTT; the protein is encoded by the coding sequence GTGAAAACCTTTTTGAAAGGAAATATCATGTCGTGCTTGTATGAGACCTGTTTGTCAGATTGTGCCTGGGAAGTGATTGAGCCACTTTTTCCTGCTAACGCCAAACGAGGCAGACGTCGTGTCTATAGCTTTCGGAGCATAGTTGATGCCATATTCTATGTTTTAAAGAACGGCTGTGTGTGGCGTTGTTTACCCAATGACTTTCCTCCTCACGGTATTGTCTATCACTATTTTCGCACCTGGTCTGTTTCTGGTTTGTGGGCGGTCTTAAACTGCATTCTCGTGGCAATAGTCAGAACCTGTGCTGGCAGAGATGCAAGCCCCTCACTTGTTTCCATCGACTCCCAATCACAGACAGCGGAACCAGGAGTAGATGAGCGTGGTTTGGATGGGGGAAAGAAGATTAATGGAAGAAAGCGCCACATCGTTGTTGATACGATGGGATTGATGCTCCTATGCATTTGTACCGCAGCAAATGTATCTGATAGGGTTGCCGGCGAGGAATTGGTTACTGAGCTCAATAAGCGCGAGAAGTTTCCCAGATTAGCGAAGATTCTTGGAGATAACGCATATAAGAATTTGTCTTCAGGCTTGAGAGTAGGCGTAAGCACAGAAACTGCGGAACGTTTAAAAGGGCAAAAGGGGTTTGTACCACAAATATTTCGTTGGGCCGTAGAACGAACTTTTGCTTGGCTGAATCGAAATAGGCGTCTGGTGCGTAACTATGAGAAGAATACAAAGCATCAGGAATCAATGAACTACATCGCTAATGCAAGATTATGTATCAGACGATTGGAAAATTGGCTTACCACCTGA